GAGATAGGCACGAATTTCCTGGGTTGAAAACTCACCGTTATTCCGGCTCTTATCAAGGTTAAACCCGCGCTCCAGATAATAATTCGTCAGCAACGAGACCGTCTCTGTCAGCTTCCACGTAAACCCGGTTTCGGTTTCCACCCGGCTGTCAGCATACCCCGTTTGCTGTAGATCGTTCACGAACTGATAGGCCGCCAGCCAACCGTTGAAATGCACGTCATCCGTCAGGCGTAAATTCCAGTCTGGCTGAAATTTATAACGCTGCATATTAGCGGTTCCCGCCTCTTTATTATGTTCATCTTTAAAGTGATAGCCATAATTACGAATACCGCCGGTCAGACCGAGAGTAAAGTCATCGCTATCCAGTACCTGATAACGAACTTCCAGTTCAGGCCGATTAAAATAGGTCCCGCGTGTGCCAGAACTGTAATCGACCGGGCCTTCCTGATACATCGCTAGCGATATTTTCCATGGCCCTGTGGAAGCATTGAACCACACCGACGGTTCGTATAACCCGTCCATATCATCGGCTTGCCCTTCAGTATTCTCGATTTCATACATCGCGCCAATATTAAATTTCCAGCCGTCATTATTTTCTGCATAAGCTGTGAGAGTACACGCACCCAATAGCAGTGCGGCACACCGAGGTAGTGTGTTCATAATATTCATCCTGAAAAATTAACAACGTAGAGATAATGGGAGGAATGACATCCTCCCTGCTTTTTAATTTCTGTTATTCGCGGATGGCTCGCTCACTTTCAATATCAAAGAAATGACTTTTCGCCATATCGAATGACAACACAATATTATCGCCGGCGAAATAATCACTGGTCGACGGGGCGCGAACCACCAGTTCATGCCCACCAATGGTGATATACAGCATAAATTCCGCACCGGTTAATTCCGCCACGCTAATCCGCGCCGCGACCGGTATAGTCGACTCCGCGCCAGTGACGATATCTTCCGGGCGAATGCCTAACACAATCGCTTTACGCTGATAGCCCGCCGCGTTGAGCACTGCCATCTTGTCCGGCGGGATCGGCAAGCGCAGGGTTTCGGTGACGAAATCATTGCCGTCGATGGCGCCACGGATAAAGTTCATCGCCGGAGAGCCAATAAACCCGGCGACAAACATGTTTGCGGGCTGGTTGTAGACCTGCTTCGGCGCCCCCACCTGCTGCACGATACCGTCTTTCATAATCACTATCCGTGTCGCCATTGTCATGGCTTCGGTCTGATCGTGCGTGACGTAAATCATGGTGGTATTGAGCTTCTGATGCAGTTTGCAGATTTCAGCCCGCATCTGCACGCGCAGCTTGGCATCGAGGTTCGACAGCGGTTCATCCATCAAAAACACCCCCGCTTCACGCACAATTGCCCGCCCGAGTGCCACGCGCTGGCGCTGGCCGCCTGACAACGCGCTCGGTTTGCGCTTCAGATACTCACGCAAACCCAGGATTTGGGCCGCCCAGCTGACACGTTCTTCAATGACCTCCGGCGCAATTTTTTGCATCTTGAGACCAAAGGCCATGTTGTCATACACCGTCATGTGCGGATAGAGCGCGTAGTTCTGGAAAACCATCGCGATATTGCGCGACTTCGCCGGAACATCGTTCATTCGTACGCCGTCGATCATTAACTCGCCATGGCTGATCGCCTCCAGCCCGGCAATCATTCTCAGAGTGGTTGATTTACCACAGCCGGACGGCCCGACCAGAACGATGAACTCTTTGTCTTCAATGTCGAGATTGAAATCCTTCACCACGTGCACGTGGTTGTCGTAAATCTTCTGAATATGTTGCAGTGATAATTGAGCCATGGGTTTATTCCTTTACAGGTGCAGGAGCTGGATGGAGGCGTTGCCAGTACGCATCCAACCGATGCCAGTTCAGTTCCCGTGTGGACGGTAATAACAGCCCCGCCCCCATCAAATCTTCGCCAATGCCGACTGATGCCATGCCGCTCGCGTTAATCGCCTGGATCCCGGCCAGGGAATCCTCTATCCCGATAGCGTGGCGCGCTGCCACGCCTAATCCCCGGCAGGCCAGCAGGAAAATTTCCGGGTCGGGCTTGGAATGCACGATACGCGAGGCATCTGCGCAATAGTCAAAGAGGTGCGAAATTCCCAGCGCATTCAGAATAACCGGAGCATTGAGTGACACCGAGGCCAGCCCGATGCGTATTCCCCTGCCACGTAGCGCCTGCAAAAGCGCAGTGATGCCTGGCAAAATCGACTCAGGGGTGAGCGACGCCAGCGTGGCGACGTAACGGTTGTTTTTACGCGCGCACAGCTCCTCGCAGTCGGCGGGGGAAAAGTACGCCGCTTTACCGCCGTGTTGCAAAATTCGCTGCAACGACGCCATTCGGCTGATGCCCTTCAGCTGCTCGTTGAACGTTTCGTCAATGCTGATCCCAATTTCCTTCGCCACATCGCGCCAGGCGACGTAATGCAAATGCGCCGTGTCGGTCACTACCCCGTCAAGATCGAAGATAACGG
This DNA window, taken from Scandinavium goeteborgense, encodes the following:
- a CDS encoding OmpG family monomeric porin, producing the protein MNTLPRCAALLLGACTLTAYAENNDGWKFNIGAMYEIENTEGQADDMDGLYEPSVWFNASTGPWKISLAMYQEGPVDYSSGTRGTYFNRPELEVRYQVLDSDDFTLGLTGGIRNYGYHFKDEHNKEAGTANMQRYKFQPDWNLRLTDDVHFNGWLAAYQFVNDLQQTGYADSRVETETGFTWKLTETVSLLTNYYLERGFNLDKSRNNGEFSTQEIRAYLPISFGSTTLTPYTRLGLDRWTNWDWQDDPTREGHDFNRLGLQFAHDFDNGVSVSLEYAYEWEHHDEGDDDRFHYAGVGINYAF
- a CDS encoding ABC transporter ATP-binding protein; its protein translation is MAQLSLQHIQKIYDNHVHVVKDFNLDIEDKEFIVLVGPSGCGKSTTLRMIAGLEAISHGELMIDGVRMNDVPAKSRNIAMVFQNYALYPHMTVYDNMAFGLKMQKIAPEVIEERVSWAAQILGLREYLKRKPSALSGGQRQRVALGRAIVREAGVFLMDEPLSNLDAKLRVQMRAEICKLHQKLNTTMIYVTHDQTEAMTMATRIVIMKDGIVQQVGAPKQVYNQPANMFVAGFIGSPAMNFIRGAIDGNDFVTETLRLPIPPDKMAVLNAAGYQRKAIVLGIRPEDIVTGAESTIPVAARISVAELTGAEFMLYITIGGHELVVRAPSTSDYFAGDNIVLSFDMAKSHFFDIESERAIRE